The following DNA comes from Gemella massiliensis.
CAAAAAATAGCAATAACTTAAATAAAGTAATTGGTAAGGCTAAAGAAGAATTAGCAGAAAAAATTGCTCGCCAAGTAGAAAAAGGTATAAAACCAAGAGCAATTCGATCTATGGTAATAGGGATTCCTAATGTCGGAAAATCAACATTTATCAATAAATTGATAAAAAAAAATGTAGCAAATACTGCTAATAAACCAGGTGTTACTAAAAAACAACAGTGGTTAAAATTGAATAAAGATATTGAGTTGTTGGATACACCGGGAATTTTAATGCCCAAATTTGACAATCAAAAAATAGGTAAAAAATTAAGTTTAATTGCTTCAATAAAAGATGATATAACACCACTTGATGATGTATGTTTATACTTAATAGAATTATTAAAAACAAATTATTTAGAAAATTTAAATAACCTTTATAAAATAAATGTGTCACAAGATGATGACAATGTTTTTATTATGGAAAAAATTGCTGAGAAGAAATTTAAAAAGATTGCCGGAGATTATGACTATGATTCTACTATAAAATTACTTATCCAAGATTTCAGAACACAAAAATTCGGATTAATTACCTTAGATAATTATCAAGAAATGGTGGAAATTAATGATGAAAATTAACGAAATAAAAGAAATTTTTTCACAAGAGATAGTAGAAAAAGAAATAATAGAAACATTGCAAAAAGATGAGAGAATAGGTGTAAAAAAAATATTACTTAGTTATAATAAAAAACAAGAAAAGAAAAATTTTCTAAAAAAAGAATACGAAAAAAAGTCATTTTATGAAAATAAGTGTTATAATAGTGGGTATAAGTATATTTGTGGAGTAGATGAGGTAGGTCGTGGACCTTTGGCGGGTCCGGTAGTAGCAGCTGCGGTAATTTTAAAACCGGATAATTATTTTGAAGGATTAAATGATTCAAAAAAATTATCAAAAACTAAACGTGAAGAATTGTACGATAAAATAAAAGCTGAAGCATTAGCATATGCGGTGTGTGAAGTAGATAATAGAGAAATAGAAAAATATAATATTTATAATGCCAGCAGAATAGCAATGCAAAAAGCTGTTGAAAAGTTATCACAGACGCCGGATTTTCTTTTAATTGATGCCATGCCATTTGGAAATTATCCAATTTCAAATTTTAGTATGGTTAAGGGTGATGAAAAAAGCGTTTCAATAGCGGCGGCTTCCGTTATAGCTAAAGTATATCGTGATCGCTTAATGGAAGATTATTCAAAAAAATATCCATATTATGATTTTGAAAATAATGCAGGATATGGCACCAAGAGACACTTGGAAGCCTTAGATAAATATGGAATTTGTCCAATACATCGAAGAGATTTTGAACCGATAAAAACAATAATACAAGGAGGAAAAAATGAACAACGAAAAAAATAATAATCATGGTCAGAAGATCAGCGTACATAAAAAAAATAATGTTGTGAAAAATAAATTAAATAACATTGAGAGTAAAGAAGTAAAGAAAAAACCAAGTAAATCAAGAAAAAATTATCCAAAGGTTAGTATAACTCCGTTAGGGGGAGTAGAAGAAGTAGCTAAAAACATGTATATGGTAGAAATTGGTGACGAGATATTTGTTTTAGATGCCGGTCTTATGTTCCCTGAAACTGAAATGATAGGGATAGATGCGGTTATACCGGATATTAGTTACTTGATTAAGAATAAGAATAGGGTAAAAGGTATCTTTTTATCTAATGGACGTGTAAGTTCTATGGGGGCTGTTCCTTATATAATAGATAAGCTGAAGTGTCCTGTTTATGGTTCTAAATTAACGATTGATTTATTAAAAAATCATTTAAAACAATTAAATATCAGACGTCGTATTAAATTTTATTATGTTAGAGAGAATAATAAATATGATTTTAATAATGCTCATATAACATTTTTTAAAACGACATATTCTATGCCGGATTCACTAGGTATTTGCATTTCTACCGCACAAGGAAATATAGTTTATACCGGAGAATTTAAGTTTGACCAATCTGTAAGTAAAGAATACAGAGCAGATATGTTAAAAATTAGCCAACTAGGTCAAAAAGGTGTTATGGTATTACTAAGTGATTCCAGTAATGCTAATGTAAAGGGATATAATGTGCCGGAAAATGAGGCGGCAGAACAGATTGATAACGCATTTTATCAAGCTAATAAAAGAATTATTGTTACGTGTTATGCCTCTAATTTTTTAACAATTTCTCATATTGTTAAAGCCGCATTAGGTCAAAATAGAAAAATATTATTACTGGGTCAAGCTATTCAAGATTCTATAAATAGTGCAAGAAATATGAATTACCTAGAAATAGAAGACGATAAATTAATTGGTATAGACGATTTAAAAAACTATCCACAAAATGAAATATGTATTCTTTCATCCGGAGAACAAGGAGAACCCATTGAAGCGATGAAAAATATTGCAGAGAAATCTATTACCAATATTCAAATAGAAGAAGGAGATACTATTATGATAGCGGCAACTCCATCACCTAACATGGAAGTTATGTTATTCCAAACATTAAATCTTCTTGTAGAATTAGGTGCTAATGTTGTTACCGCCTCTAAACGTCTTCATGCTGCAAGTCACGCTACACGTGAAGAATTAAAATTGATGTTGAATATGTTAATGCCTAAACACTTTATTCCTGTTCAAGGAGAATTTAGGAATTTAAGAAAACATGCAGAAATAGCAGCGGAAACAGGTGTTAACAAAAAAAATATTCACATATTGGAAAAAGGTACTACGTTGGAAATTTCAGGTAATAAGGCAAAAGAATTATTAAAAAATATTCCGGTTGGAAATATTCTTGTAGATGGTCGTGGAATTGGAGATGTAGAAGACAGTGTTTTAAAAGATAGAAAGTTGTTGTCAAATGACGGTATTTTTGTAACCTCGTATGCAATAAGCAGAAAAACTAAAAGTTTAGTCGGAAGACCATGTATTCAAACAAAGGGTTTTGTCTATGTTAAAAAAAGTGCTGAACTCATAAAAGAAGCTGAAGAAAAAGTCACAGAATACTTAATTAATAATCCTATAAAGAGTATTCGTGATTGTTCAACAATAAAATCAGAAATTAGAAGTATGTTATCCAGTCTACTTTATGATAGTACAAAACGAAAACCTATAATTATAGTCAACTTTACATTAATTTAATAAAAAATAAAAGGGGATAATAAATTAATTGTCCCCTTATAACTAACTAAAAAGGAGGTAGCTTATGTCTAAAGTGATTGCTCATATCGATATGAATTGTTTTTATGCAAGTGTCGAAGAAAAGTATAATCCAAAATTAAAGGGAAGACCGTTGGCAGTTGCAGGAGAAGTTAAGAAAAGACATGGAATAATAGTTACCTCCAATTATCCGGCAAGATCTTTTGGAGTGAAAACTACAATGAGAGTAGGAGAAGCCAGAAAATTATGTCCAAGTTTGCAAATAGTACGTCCTGATTTTGAAAAATATCAAATAGAATCAAAAAGGATTTTTGATTTAGTAAGGGAATATACTGATAAAATTGAAATAGTTTCTATAGATGAGGCTTATATAGATTTAAGTGAAATAAAAGATCCGATAAAAGTCGCTGCTGTAATTCAAAGAAGAATATATAAACAACTGAAAATACCTTCGAGTATAGGGATTTCTTATAATAAATTTTTTGCAAAGATGGCATCGGATTTAAAAAAACCGCTTGGTTTTACGATAATAAATAAAAAAAATTATAAGGAAATATTGTGGAATCTTGATGTAGAAAAGATGCACGGTTGTGGAAAAGCTGCAACAAAAAAATTAAAAAAACTAAAAATTAATACAATAGGTGATGTTGCAACTGCTAATGAGGTTATTTTACATAGTATTCTTGGAATTCAAGGTTTAAGATTAAAAAAAAGAGCCAATGGAGAAGATAGTAGAGTGTTAAAATACACCGTAGAAAGAAAATCAATAGGAAATTCTAAAACATTTTCCAGTGATTTAATAGAAGAAGAGGAAATATTAAAAGAAGTAAAAAAATTAAGTAAAAAGGTAAGTGAAAGAGCTGTATCACGAGATTATGTAGGGAATAATATTTCTATAATGATTAAATTTTCTGACTTTAAGGTTATGACACGTTCGAAAAAAATTTCTGAGTACATAAATGCTGAAAAAGATATTTTTGGTTATGCCTGGGAATTATTATCCGAAAATTATGATTTTAATGTAGGGATAAGGTTATTGGGAGTGTCATTAAATGAGATAAAAAAATTAAAAGATTTAAACATTCAATTAGATATTTTTGATGAAAAAAATTATAAAAAAGAAGAAAAGTTAAGAAAATTATCACGAAGTTTAAAAGAACAATTTGGTGATAAAGTTCTTACAAGTCCTCAAAAAAATGATAATAAAAACAAAAAGACTATAATAACTACAAGCTTTAGTAAAGATTTTTTAGATTAATAAAAACCTAAAAGAAAGGAAGAAAAATGCTGATGATTAATAAGAGATTAGAATTAGTTGCAACATATGTTACGGGTAGAAGGCTTGCAGATATAGGAAGTGATCATGCATATTTACCTTTATACTTGGTCAAAAATAAAAAAATAGATTTTGCTATAGCCGGTGAAATAGTAGAAGGTCCATATAAAGTATCTCAAAAAAATGTAGCACAAGAAGGTTTTTCAAAAATTATTGAATGTCGGAAAGCAGCAGGATTAGATGCAATATCACTTGATGACAATATAGAAGTAATTACTATTTGTGGAATGGGTGGAAAATTAATAGCTGAAATATTGGAAAATGGAAAAGGAAAATTAAAAAGCAAGCCGAGTTTAATTTTACAACCAAATGTTGGAGAAAATTTCGTTCGCATTAAATTGCAAGAATTAGGATATAAAATAGATGCAGAAGACATAATAGAAGAAGATGGGCATATTTATGAAATAATAGTAGCTAGTTTTGGAAAAATGAATTTAACAGAAGATGAGATAAATTTTGGAAAATTTTTAACAAAAGAAAAACCGGAACTATATATAAAGAAACAAAATTTAGAATTAGAAAAAATAAATTATATATTAGCACAACTAAAAAAATCTAACAATACTCAGCTAGAGAAAATAAAGGTGCAGGAAGAAAAATATAAAAAAATAGAAGCGCTAATTCAGTAGTTTTTAAGATTTACAAAAAAATTTATTAGAACGGTATTTATAATTTATAAATCATAATTGATTTGGATAGACACAAGATAGGAGTGTAAGAAAATGGAATATAGTTTTAAAGATATGTATTCTAGATCAAAAGTAGCAGTAGAAACAGATAGATATGTTATTTATCAAATGTTAAAATCGAAATTAAATTTTAGTGGAAATTATTTACTTATAAAACAAATGCCGGAAATTGTTGATGAGTTGGAATATTATATAGCTTCTTGTTATAAATTTTTTAAAGATGCCGGTATTAATTTTATTCATATAGCTACACCGGAGAAAAAAGAACTTTCTAAAAAATTAAAAAAATATCTAAAAAAAGATGGATATAATGAGATAAATTTTGACTTGTACCATTTGAAAAGAGAAGAATTTGTTGAACAAAATCTGAGTAATTATAAAGTAGAATTTTTACAGAAAAAAGATAACAGTGAATATTTAGAGTTTCAATATAAAATAGATTCGGAACTGGGTGATAGTCGATGGGCAATTCATAATCAAGAGTTGCTTTATGAAAATATTCGTTCAGAAAATATACTTCAATTAATAGCAAAAGATAATGATAAAATTATAGGAACTATGAATGTAATAATGAAAACAGACTTTTTTGAAGTTGATAATCTGTATGTAGCCAAAGAGTACAGAAGACAAGGAGTTGCTAAACATCTTTTAAATTACGCAGTGTTAAATATGAGAAAAGAAAATGTAGTATTGGTTGCTGATAGTAATGATACACCTAAATATATGTATGAAAAAATTGGATTTAAAAAAATATCAAAGCAAGATTTTTATCTAAAATCGAATGTTAATTAAGAAATGCTTTAATAAATATTTGGCTAATTATAGAATTAAAGAGGATAAGTACAACCGAATATTTTTGGAAAATATTTTTAAAATA
Coding sequences within:
- a CDS encoding tRNA (adenine(22)-N(1))-methyltransferase; this translates as MINKRLELVATYVTGRRLADIGSDHAYLPLYLVKNKKIDFAIAGEIVEGPYKVSQKNVAQEGFSKIIECRKAAGLDAISLDDNIEVITICGMGGKLIAEILENGKGKLKSKPSLILQPNVGENFVRIKLQELGYKIDAEDIIEEDGHIYEIIVASFGKMNLTEDEINFGKFLTKEKPELYIKKQNLELEKINYILAQLKKSNNTQLEKIKVQEEKYKKIEALIQ
- a CDS encoding ribonuclease J; the encoded protein is MNNEKNNNHGQKISVHKKNNVVKNKLNNIESKEVKKKPSKSRKNYPKVSITPLGGVEEVAKNMYMVEIGDEIFVLDAGLMFPETEMIGIDAVIPDISYLIKNKNRVKGIFLSNGRVSSMGAVPYIIDKLKCPVYGSKLTIDLLKNHLKQLNIRRRIKFYYVRENNKYDFNNAHITFFKTTYSMPDSLGICISTAQGNIVYTGEFKFDQSVSKEYRADMLKISQLGQKGVMVLLSDSSNANVKGYNVPENEAAEQIDNAFYQANKRIIVTCYASNFLTISHIVKAALGQNRKILLLGQAIQDSINSARNMNYLEIEDDKLIGIDDLKNYPQNEICILSSGEQGEPIEAMKNIAEKSITNIQIEEGDTIMIAATPSPNMEVMLFQTLNLLVELGANVVTASKRLHAASHATREELKLMLNMLMPKHFIPVQGEFRNLRKHAEIAAETGVNKKNIHILEKGTTLEISGNKAKELLKNIPVGNILVDGRGIGDVEDSVLKDRKLLSNDGIFVTSYAISRKTKSLVGRPCIQTKGFVYVKKSAELIKEAEEKVTEYLINNPIKSIRDCSTIKSEIRSMLSSLLYDSTKRKPIIIVNFTLI
- a CDS encoding DNA polymerase IV, encoding MSKVIAHIDMNCFYASVEEKYNPKLKGRPLAVAGEVKKRHGIIVTSNYPARSFGVKTTMRVGEARKLCPSLQIVRPDFEKYQIESKRIFDLVREYTDKIEIVSIDEAYIDLSEIKDPIKVAAVIQRRIYKQLKIPSSIGISYNKFFAKMASDLKKPLGFTIINKKNYKEILWNLDVEKMHGCGKAATKKLKKLKINTIGDVATANEVILHSILGIQGLRLKKRANGEDSRVLKYTVERKSIGNSKTFSSDLIEEEEILKEVKKLSKKVSERAVSRDYVGNNISIMIKFSDFKVMTRSKKISEYINAEKDIFGYAWELLSENYDFNVGIRLLGVSLNEIKKLKDLNIQLDIFDEKNYKKEEKLRKLSRSLKEQFGDKVLTSPQKNDNKNKKTIITTSFSKDFLD
- a CDS encoding ribonuclease HII, producing MKINEIKEIFSQEIVEKEIIETLQKDERIGVKKILLSYNKKQEKKNFLKKEYEKKSFYENKCYNSGYKYICGVDEVGRGPLAGPVVAAAVILKPDNYFEGLNDSKKLSKTKREELYDKIKAEALAYAVCEVDNREIEKYNIYNASRIAMQKAVEKLSQTPDFLLIDAMPFGNYPISNFSMVKGDEKSVSIAAASVIAKVYRDRLMEDYSKKYPYYDFENNAGYGTKRHLEALDKYGICPIHRRDFEPIKTIIQGGKNEQRKK
- the ylqF gene encoding ribosome biogenesis GTPase YlqF; this encodes MVIQWFPGHMAKATREVKEKLKLVDIVFELVDARCPLSSHNMYLDEVVKDKKKIIIFNKVDLCDRKETAKWKNYFEDKGYVVVYTDSKNSNNLNKVIGKAKEELAEKIARQVEKGIKPRAIRSMVIGIPNVGKSTFINKLIKKNVANTANKPGVTKKQQWLKLNKDIELLDTPGILMPKFDNQKIGKKLSLIASIKDDITPLDDVCLYLIELLKTNYLENLNNLYKINVSQDDDNVFIMEKIAEKKFKKIAGDYDYDSTIKLLIQDFRTQKFGLITLDNYQEMVEINDEN
- a CDS encoding GNAT family N-acetyltransferase; translation: MEYSFKDMYSRSKVAVETDRYVIYQMLKSKLNFSGNYLLIKQMPEIVDELEYYIASCYKFFKDAGINFIHIATPEKKELSKKLKKYLKKDGYNEINFDLYHLKREEFVEQNLSNYKVEFLQKKDNSEYLEFQYKIDSELGDSRWAIHNQELLYENIRSENILQLIAKDNDKIIGTMNVIMKTDFFEVDNLYVAKEYRRQGVAKHLLNYAVLNMRKENVVLVADSNDTPKYMYEKIGFKKISKQDFYLKSNVN